The genome window TGCATGCTTATCCAAGATCAGAAGTGGAGATTCGATATCTCGTTATCCCACTCGCTCTCAGATCTGAGGCGCCTGTGCGATGAGGCTAGTATTGAGATTATTCCCTCTCAATCTTCGTTACTCTCTAATTATTTCCTCTTCAGGGATACGTACACCCCGCGCAGCTGTTCACACACTCATTAACTAGGTAATGCTGGCGTCTGAGCTCCTGGCGATCATGACAACCCTTACAACGTAGCCGACAGCCCCCGGCCCTGCCTCCATGATGAGAATAGTGCAACTCAGCGCGAATGAGACGACACAATTTGACAGGGGACTAGGATGaatagaaagaagaaggaggggCAGCCGGATCATTTCCTGTTGGCTCAGCTTCGTTACCAGACTGTCGGTAACCAATAATATTCCTGTGATCACGACAACGGGGGCCCTATGAACCTTGCTTATTCCCCACTCCCACTACGAAAAGCTGAAGCCAGGCCAGGGCAATGAAAAACAGGGTCGAGTGGGGAGACGGGCACAACAACCAGCATGGGGACTACATACGCTCAACTTCTTCTACGTCTGCTACTAGCAGTGAATTCGATTTGCTGCTGCCCAGACAGATGCCAACACTGCTGCCCGGCCAGACTCATCGTCCAAGATCGTAAACATGAATGGTAAAAGCCGCAAGAGCCAAGTCTTGACAACATTTACAGTGGAGATCACACCAAAACCTTTGAGTTTTGAGTTGTATTGTTTTATATTGTCATTTTCGCAGATCTACAGATGCCAATATACGAGCTATACGTAACGCTCGTCCAAATTCCATCTTTCTCCCTTTATTGTTGGGCATCCATGCCAGCCGTGTTCAAtgacaaagagaagaccgAATAAAGGATTCAGTGACAATACAAGTCAAAGACTTGCCTGGCATTCAGGTTGGCACGTAGCAACAAAGGCGGTTGTAAGGGATGCTCTTGGTATTGATGCCGGAAGCGGCATGAAAAACAGGCGCTTGTAAGTAGCATGGTTGATACATACAAGATGGGGGGGTTAACGAGCTAATTATGATAAtgaataaataataaagacATTAACACGCTTTGGGAGATGACGTTTCGCTCGTCGACCCCAGTGATCACCCGCCCAGCCAAGCAAGCAGCCAAAGTAACAAGGGAAATGATGCATCTTTGTCGGCCCTCGGGGAGCAAAAGATGGAGCGCATCGTCTAATCAAAACGGATAAGCCACCcaaaaaagaacaaggaaAAAGGAAGGGAAACAATGCCTCATAGAAATCAAAACCGAGTCCAGATCTCCTTCTATTTTGAGTACCCTTTTTTATGCGCCGCTGCGACCTAAAAGTCGCAGTAAGAATACTCCTTGTAGTAGGTAAGTAGGTATTGTAGTAAGACGACAAAAGCACAATGCAACATTGTCAACCGAGTGCCAGGAAGCTGGAAAATGATAAGATATCCCCAAGGGCATGCATGCGGGCGTCTCTTTTCTGCTGAAACCCCTGCTTCGACATGATAatgccaagcccaaggcgACGAGCTACCATGACGATGACTTGTTTCAATGCAAACATTCCAtgaccttgttcttgatcagTCAAGAcaggtaggtaggtagtgaATGATGGTAGACAAGAGTGACAATACCGTAGCAGTCAGCCCCAAAAGGCTCGGCGTCTCGCGCTCAGCCCATGACCGCGAGTCTACGTCGTTCGGATGGAAGGTGATCCGCCCGTGGCCGCCAGGGTCTGTGTGGGGTCCAGCCTAGTGAGTTGGAGAGTAGAGTCGAGGAAAAGGTTGAACGGGGTAAGGTGAGTTAAGGTAAATTGAGGTAAAGttgtgttggtggtggtggtggttctTCTGTCTAGCTCACAACGTTGTCCTCTGTTGCTTGAAACTGCCACCATCTCTCTTCCATCTTAGGGCGTCGAGTCGATGAAAAGGATAGAAGCTTATTTGCTTTTTTCCAGAAccactcactcactcactcactgaACTTCACCCCTCTTTTTCGCGGTTCCCGCGGTGGCGCAAAGGTGCGGCGGATAAGCAAGCTGGTTGATATCCCTGGAGGAACACCAATTTTCAttctttcttgtttttgttgTCTTTTTGttgtcttcttttttcttctggCCGCTCTTATGTATGTTCTCATCCTTTTCATTCCCCTGCCAGTAAGCCCGCTGTTGGTAGCATCAATCACTACGGCCCTCGTCGGTCGCCAACAGAACTGACAACAAGTGGCATTGGTGGCTGACACTTGCCTCAGGGTGTTTAGGGCAGAAGATTTCCATACTCAGAGTGCCTGGCCGTTCCAGCTGTAGACGTCGTTAGGGCCGATCCCTATGAGGCGTTCGTTGACTCCGCCGCTAGCACTAGCACTAGCGCCAGCGCCAGTAGGGCTATTGTGACCGCTGCCTTGATAGACACCTGTGACGTCTACCATCCCATACGGATATTCGCACGGAGATGAGCCAACGTACATGCTTTGGGTGCCACTAGGCAGCGTATACGCGGTGGTGCCGTTGCTGTTACTGGCGCTAGAGTTGACTGCATGCGCGTGTATTAGGCTCGGCTCTGGAAGCACGAAGCCAAACCCACTTGAGTCGGGTGTCATTGGAGAATACTCCTGCTTGATGACTGGTTGGGGCATTCTCTCGACTCGTGGCATCATCAGCCCTTCGTAGCCTCGGTGCTGCGGCTGTGGTGACTGATACATGCTCGGCATTGTAGTCGCCCGGCGCatgggatgaggatgaggggGTGCGATGAGGTTGATATGGTGGGACCTTGGTGCCATGTTCACTTCATGAGTGTATTGACGCTCGCGCATTCTCATGTCGTTCGTTAGGAACTCGCCCTTGACAATTGAGCCTCCCTTGGCGGCAATTGGGCTGTGTCGCTGTGAAAATCTGTCATCATATGGGTGGTGATGGTACTTGCGCCCCATTCCTCGACGTGATGTGTTTTTGCCGCGGTATTTTGTTGTGCTCTCAACTCCATTCAGGACGGCCCAATCCTCCAACACCCACTCGGTCGCCTTTTTAGCTTCACCAGTTTTAGTCGAGCCTGAACCCTGCTCCGTTGCTCTCGACGCCGAGTCTGACGCCAGCTTGTGTTCTCGTTTGACAAAAGCCTACCATCAAGATCCCTGTTAGCTTTCATCGAACTCTTGTAGCATGATTCGTCCAAACCCCCAAGAAGCGTTCGCCTATGTGCCTATGTACATATGCAGCTTATGCCGCAAGCTATACCCGGTAATAGCAGGGGGGTTATGGAAACGTGATCTGAGACAGGAAAGTCTGGAGAGTGCATTGCTTGGGGTTGTCTTAACTTACATCATTCATACTCAGGTTATGGCGGATGCTATTCTGCCAGCCTTCGGCATTTTTGCCCGGTCTCTTCTCTGacttgtccttcttgatgtCCTTATCAGTGTTCTCACGAAACCACTGATAAATCTCTTGAAGAGTCATAGCATGATCCGGAACACTCATCAGAGCTCGGTAGAGCAGCTTGGCGTATGGTTCATCTGTCTTGGcgccaccagcagcagcggcCTGAAGGTCCTTGCCTTCTTGAACCACTTCTGAGTTCGCGCGGTACTCCGGTACACCGGCGGGTGATTTATGTCTAGCTTTCATGAGCACGGGGGTCCCGAAGAGAGGTTCTTGCGGGGAGCCGCTGCATGATAGTGCTCCAGCTGATGAACTGGGAATTGTCACTGGGGAGTAGTTTTGGGGCAGGCCGTCAATCTCATTATCGAAAATCTGATTCATACCGCCACCTGAAAAAGGCGTCAGGCCCCGAGGGCCTCTGACGGGGTATCCTTCGTTTGATGTCGGCGTGCAAATGCGGAGGTTCTTGAAAGAATTCTGTTGGAGAGGATCTGTAGATTGAGGCAGAGGGAAGTCCGGAGAAGACCACGTCCTTGGTGAAATGGGTGATGGGTTGTAGCAGCTCATTGGGGCACTGCCACTGCTTGGGGAACTTTGGTAAGAGTAGTTGTCATAATCGTCAGATCCTGGTGGAGGTGAGGGCCAGACTTGGAGATGACTTCGAGGCGGATATGGAAAACCTGAGGTCATGGAAGCATACACAGTCGCATCATGAGTCGGATGTGACGTCTGCTGTTGGTTCTCTTGGTGCTGTGATAGGGTTGAGCCTAGAGACAGCGGACCAGTTGATGATAGATGAGATGGTTGATCCTGAGGACCCGAGGAGAGGGCATAGTATGGCTCCATACCGGTGAGCTCTGACACGCAAGGTGATTGTTGACCGTGGCCCGTGATAATATTCGTGTAGCTAGAAGCTTGCTCGTCACCAGAAAACGGTGTATCCATTGCAGCCTCTGTTGAAGTCAAGGACACTTGTTTGGAAGGAAGTACAATGAGTCTCGTGGGTGGTTTGATGGTGTTCTCGGAACAAGGAGATTTCTTTACTCATGTACCAAGCAATGGGAAGCGAGGTGAAAGagagatgttgatgagcaaGTTGAAGAATGGAGGGAGAGAACGGGGGATAGCAGAACGTTACAATAGACACAATAGTACAAGGACAAGAACGGGGGCAAGGGAATATGGCGATATTTGAAGCCGAAGCGAAGGATGCTTGTGCCTCCTCCCGCTCGTTTGGGATAGGGCGTGGAGTTCCAGGGCTGGCTTTTAGACAACGGCTTCGTTTAGACGCCGATCCGTTGATAAACAAATGCCCGTTGACAGATTCAGCAATCTTAGCTTTTAGATCTCCCATCCACCTCCATCCGTCGAAGCTTATGGGCAAGGATCTCAGATCGTAGTCAAGGTCGCTCAGGGGTGTGTGCCAAGTGAAAGGGCGAGGGTCGACCAACAAGCGCCTAGAAAGCCATAGTGGTCCGTGGCAGACAAGGAAAACGGACAGGGACGCCATCTGTAAGCCACCCTACGGGGGTAACTGATCACCGACAGCAAGCCTCCCTCCTAACATGCATTTGTGTTGTCAATGTGCGCCTGTGCTTGTGTTTTGTGTGTGGCCATCACCAAAGTCTAGAAGACGTTGGACGCGCAAATGAGTTCCCACTGGGCTTTCTGCCTCTGCCACCTTtgtcttctcttgcttcAACTCCAGTGACGTCTATGAGCCCTGCCTGTAAGAAGAGTACCATGTCCAATAGGCAATATCTGTCACCTCATACGCCACAAGTGCATGCACTCAGATGCCCTGGTCCTTGAAACTGCTTTCAGATATTGTACTGTATGTAGGCTCAGTACTTGCTTGAGCGGAGTGACCAGGCAAGGATGAGTGAGCTACATGCAGTGGGTGATTGCATCAAGAATGAGATGTTCCAAGGGCCCTGATCCAAGGTCCCGAACAGGACGTGCAACCTTAGAACGAGTGCTCCTATCAAGAAATGTGCCGATATTTGTTCGATCAGCCTGGAAAGCCTTGTGTTGCATGGCCCTTTGCGTATCGTCAAatcttccctctcttctgTCGAAACATCCCTCCTGGTCTCATCAGGCAGACCTGGTATGTATCGGGACCGAGAAGCATCACACCCTGTAAGGGACACGCTACCAACGGGCTTCAAGTCACTTGACGGTAACTCAACCGGCTTGTACTCTCATCAACGGGGCTATCGCGGGTAGTCTGCGTCTCAGACGGCACCTTGCATTTCAGACGATACCAATCGGGACACCAATCTGTATACCAATCAAAGCATCGGTGGGTGCCCATCCCGTTTGAATCCCCGTTATCcatctgttgctgttgtGAATCAGTATGGAAGCTGCCGGAGAAGCCGTCAGAAGCTTGCTGAAGCATAAAATCACCACTACTCTGCGGCCCGCTGCGTCAAAGAATATGCATAGAACAATCTTTCGAAGCTTCATCGACGGGTATCCGACTAGAACTCAGGACTCAAGGCATTATCAGGCTTGACGCAGCTGTTCTGACTGGTGTTTGCTGCAACCAACCCTCTTGTCACATCTCGATTGCCCAAGCTCCGCGTGGATTTTCTTCAAAACATACACGTAAAGATGCCCGAGCGGTTTGGTACTGTCTGTTCGCCCCGGTCCGCGAACGCTCGCAAGTGACAGCTTTCTAGAAGCGTTCTGATGCAGTAGGCCTGATGACCCGAGTTTGCATGCCAGACTCATCGCAATGCTTGTGACAATCAATTGGATCATGGTTGCAGCAATCTTTGCTGATTTGAAGGTCTGTCTGTTGGAGAGGTGTAGATCCAGGGACATAAGATGTAATTTCATACCTGGTCTGTGCAGGTTCTTGAACTGGGCGGTCAGGTCGGGACGATGATCGAATAGATCCAGTAGGTAGCAGGATACTACTCCAGCATCGACTCAACCTTTGCCCACTCTAGCTCTCTACCAATCCCCGCTCTGAATCCCGAATTAGAAACCCTCAAATAGGTAGTACAGATGTATCAATAGACATGACCCTGGTAGCGTAGACATGTCGAAAGCTATCAACAATCACCATGATGCAACCCTTATCAGGCAGGGCGGATTGGTCCGCCCTCCCGCTTGAAAGCGTGCATTTTTGTCCTCCCCGGTACTCAAACTCGACGGAATGGGCGATGCATAAGCGGGTTTTCCTCCCCTTTTCATTAGGTGATGGCCCAGTTTTGCTCTTACTAGGCGAGGACCAATGCAACTTCAGACAAGAGATAGTTGGTGATCGATCCCGAACTACTTCCGGTAGTAGATCTGGAGAAACGTGTTAGTCTAATCGAACAGGCTGGACCAACAGATATGGTTTCGAAGTCATACCTTTTTGAACTGAAAATGCAGCTGCAAGATACCCTGTTGAGTATGCACGGTTAGCTTTGTGGGTTCATGAGCATGTAATGGAGGGGCGAGGGCGTCTGAAAGCATGGGTCAAGACGGCTGTCACCAACGTAGACTGGTCTGGGCTGCATAAAGTGCAGTTCATCCAAAGGTCAAGCCATCGTCGCAATACGAACTCAGGGCGGCTAATGCAGAGGCAGAGACTTGGCCCTACCACGTGAAGTGAAGCGGAGGGGTCCAGATGAACATACCTTGTCGAAGGAGCTCTTGAAGCCTCGATCCTTCTTGGCGCTATAATCCCACTCTCGGTCAACAATACGGAACGCAATATCCTCGTATGGAGGGCCTGCCATGAACCGTATTAGGCACGTGTCCTCctcaccagcagcagcaaatgatTCTCCGCGTCTGCGGCCATGTTCTCGAATGATCTTGAAGGTTGGTGCCTTTGTCTTGTCGATGAGCTCAGGATAGAATATGTTGAACTTGTAACCTTGAACAACCTTGGGTGGCGGATTATCGTGGTCGTAATGAGTCTGATTATATTTATTCCAGTCGTAACCCATTTGGACACGATTGAAATAGCGTGGCTTTCGGGGTCTATATTTGTCTGCCCATTGAGGCTTAGAAGTGGTAACAGCCTCTTCGCTGGTGAAGATCTCCTCGTTCTCGTCGACACCTCTAGCAACCTCTCGATCATACAATGCTTTGGTTGCCTGTGAGAAGTCCACGTTGTCAACCTGAGAAAAACGTTCAGTCCCTGGAGGGGCTGATGTGCCCACATGTCTCGAGGATGAAACGGGTGCAGGCGACACCTTTTCTTCTGAAGCTGATGGGACTGGCTGAGAACCAAATGTCACCTTGGGGGCAGAAGTCGGCTGGCCCGAtgccttgaccttggttGGATCGCGCTCCTTGAGTTGGTTGAGGCGAGTCTCCTGGATTGCCTCGTATACTTGGTTCAGCTTGGCACGAGCTTTCCACACTCGGAGGCTTCGCAGCAACTGTTCCCAATAATCCGTGTCGATATCCTCATTGGACTGtagcttggccttgatctgcttTTCTAAGGCTTCCAGCTGGTCATGCGTCTTGGGGGCGAGGATCTTGTCTATGTCATCTGAAACACTGCTTACAACCCTTCTCTCATGGCCGTGCGGATCTAATTTCGCCTTCCTATCTTTACAGATGGTCTGAAGCGCTCTCCAATATTCCCGGTTGGTCGCATTGGTTTCAAGCACGTGGTATGAGGCGATATCAGATTCTAGCTCGGCAATCTGCTCTGCATCAAGCGAGGCAACAACATCTCCGGGTGCGGGAACATCGATTTCAATATCagcgtcgtcgtcgtcgaaGATATCGCGGTCTGTATCGATATATCTTAGGTTGAATGCCAGGTAATCAATGGGCTTCGCACGGCCTTCCCGAATTCGGATAtccgccttcttcttggattGCTTCAGTACGAACTTGTCCTCATCGGCAACAAATTGTCGTGATTGCTCATCTTGAGTCAAGTACTTGGGGTTGATCTTGGAACCACTTGGTTTGGTGGATTTGGTGATTCGGTTGGTTGGATCGTGTCTGGGGGATGTCACATCTCGTCGGGTAGGGGACCGTCGTCCGGCGATCATGGCTTTTCGTCCAGGATCCATGATTGATGATTGTAGATGCTGATGATTTGGAAGGGAGACGAGTCAAATGTTGAAGCATCAGGGAAGCATCGATCTTATCGGTGAAAAGTGGATGCCTTCGTTGGAAAATCCTTATCGGTGGGAACGCCTCGAGGCGCGTGAGCACGTGACGCAATACAACATCTCACTTACATGAAACTGAAGTTAATGGGCCATGTTATTTCGTGCTACGTAGatctttgaagatgagggtTGCCCTTTACTTGTGTTTTGATCGGTTTTGTTACTGCGGTCCTGTATTGAATTCTTTGCTTCTATTCCTTAGGGGTCCAACGGTTTTTGACGCCATCATTCCACCCACCAAACTTGACTTACAGTCCAGACATGGTGCGAGTGGTAATCAGTCATTGGGCAACAATCGAAATAAAACAACAAATTTCGGCCTTACGAATGTTATGTGACTGTATTTACGGACATCGTTGTTTATTGACTCATTTAGTATCTTTGTTCGTGTGAGTTACACTCTTCAGTGTCCTATTTCGAGTATTCCTTAAAATCGTAGGATAACCCAACCTGGGGTCAGTGATACCAGGAGCTTGATATTTATCAACAACTACTAGGCTACTGTAGCTTTACAGGAATCGTCTCTCTTCATTATCCCTTGTTTGCTATATCAACTGAATACCATATTCACCCACATGCGCTGTTGTGATAACTACCTAATTTCACTCATGCAACAACTTACCCTGTGTCACCTCGAcaacctcaatctcaatcaTCCACACAACACATCACCGCACAAGTTCACAAAAGTCTAGACCTACATAACATCATTCATACCGCTGGTATTCACACCAATAAGAGCCTCCAAATACATCAATTGAGTCAATTATCCACGTTTAagcttgagaaagaaaaacaacaGCCTTACCTAACAGGGGTTGGTGCGGCCATTTGAGCAAGTTTATTATCATCTCAAACTCGCTCTCTCTCAGCCATCCCCCGCATGGCCTGACCTTATTGGGACAAGACGTGATGATAGGCAAGTGAGAATCATGTCCAGACTCCGGATATTATGCTTAAAGAAACCTTGTTTCTAAGCTTATTGTGAGAGAAAAAGAGAGTTCACGAGGGTGTATAGTAGTATCATCATGAGTAGACTGAATTTATCAACGTTCACACTGCAGATGCATCTATAGCATGCTCCGGTCAAAGACCGTTTTCAACCGGCCACCTGCAGCCCCAACATCCACACCAACCCCCGAGTGTCCGGGGGAGACAccggcttcttcaacggtAAAGCTGCCAGTGACACAGCAGTGGCTATCACGCGAAGTCAGCCACAACCCTGCGAAACTGACTCACGCTAAGTCAATAATTGCTTGGTTGAGAGCAGCTTCCAGATGCAGAGAGCTAGAGCTCGGTTACATGAGCTGGACCCTGGAATGACTGAGCTGCTGCTTTGTGCATATAAAGACAGCTGAAGCGCCTGCTGTGCTTTCATTTGTTGTTACTCACCCTCTCCTCCACCGCAATACACTTGCCACCTCAACAATCAAGATGCTGGCCCTCAAGactcttcttggcctggctACTGTCCAGGCTGTCTCTGCCCACTTCGGCCTCGTCTTCCCTCCTTGGCGAGCGGACACCCTCAGTGAGGAGGGCGAGGAGCGCTACAACCAGTGGGAGCAACCCTGTAAGATATTTCATATCCTGTGATTGCATACTCTACTAACAAACAATAGGTGCTCGTGTTGACTTCAATAAGAAGAACCTCACTGACTGGCCCCTCGACGGTGGTGCTCTCACCCTTGATCTTCACCACGAATGGACCTACATCTTCGTCAACCTTGGCCTCGGCGAGAACTCCAccaacttcaacatctcccTCACCCCAGAGTTCCTCAACGCCACAAACTCGGGCACTCTATTCATCGacaagcttgagcttcccTCAGACGTCAAGCCCAAGGACGGAGACATCGCTAGTATTCAGGTTGTTACGGTTGGTGACACTGGCAATGCCCTGTACAACTGTGCGGATATCCGCTTCAAGGAGAATGCCAAAGGACCTAGCAACAAAACTGGCGATGTGGACtatgtcaagatcaagcagcaGAAGGGCAACGGAACTGAGGAAGATAGCTCTTCCAACTCTACATCTTCTGGAGACAGCAAGGACAACGCCGCTGGCACCATGGGTGTGAACACGATGGTTATGACCTCTGTCGTGGGTCTTGCTGCCGCTTTTGTGATGGGCTTGGGCCTATAGATGGATGACCTTATGAGACACGGGTATTTCAATGTGTAACCAGTAGTCACGATAGAAAATTCACGGCCTTTCAAACTTCTGACTGTTCAAATGTGGAACAAATATGCCATTGACATGGCCAGCCTGCAATTACAGGCTGGCTACTAGGAGCCTTTTATTGTTTGATCCATTGGAACCCCAAAGATGCTTCCAGAACCCGTATATGATTACTTGCAtggttgaagaaaaggaaaatgAACATGCAATTGGTATAATATATAGAAACAATAATTGCAGTAAAACGTAAGGAATAATAACAGGGTATATCCAATCTGGGTTGGTCAGCTTGGTCAAACCAGGGGCGTTGCTTGTTTACTCACCATCCCACTCATATAATTCAGCATGTAACGCTAAAACACCAAACTCCAGTCCTGGAATCAGAAAACAAAAGACAGGCAATGACCAATTGATTATTCTTGTGAGATCCTCTCACATATGGTTGATAACAGTCGCGACTCCTTACACGGGCTTCATCCCGCAGGAGCAGCAACCTGTTCGACAGCCAACTCTTGTACCACTTTGGCCATAGTGATACGTTGGTTGGGGTTAGGGTATAGCATCTCCATAACGATCCGCTCGAGTCGGTCCTTGGGATTCAGACTCTTTCTCGCATCGAAGATCTCGGCAAGCCAATCTCGCATCTGCTTCATAGCGGGTTGGCCATTTCCATACTGCTTGTGCGGCATGTTGGGACTGTTCACCCCAGCGATCAACCAATAAAGGGGTCGCGGGTGTCGTCGATGAGCACGAGAGTCAGGGTACGTTATTTTGCGCAACACGTAGAGCATAGTGACACCGAGTGCCCAGACGTCAGAAGCAGGTCCGCGTTGTTTTCGCCCAATGAATTCCGGAGGAACGTAGTACGGTGTTCCGCCAACGGTCGGCGAATTAGTAGCAGTGGCCGGTGTAGAGAGACCAAAATCGCAAAGGACCGCACCTCTCTCCGGCGAGTAGAGGATATTGGCGGGCTTGATATCGTTATGCACCAGCTTGCGACCGTGGATGTAGTTGAGGGCGCCAGCGATGTCTCCCAAGATTCTGGCTGCGTCGTTTCTGTCGCCAATGAACTCATCGTTGGTATTGTTCCGCCATCGAGGCATGGAAGTTAGGTCCTTCGCGTCAATGTGCTCCATATATAGGGAAAGGAATCGGGCATCACCACCATAGTAGCGAACAATTGACTTGTGCTGCAGGTCTTCCTGACCCCTACACTCACGAAGCCACATGTCGGCCTGACGGATGACAGTCCGCTCGTGGACGAGCGCCTTGTCATTGGGGTTGGCAACGCGCGTCTTGAGTACCTTGACAGTAACGATGTTGTTCGGTACGTGGGAGTGTGTTGCTGTGTACACGGCAGACAAAGAAGTCGAAGCAATTGGCTCTCGCTTGGTGAGTTCGTACTCATCGACTTCGCAGACACCTGAGATTGCAGCAGTTTCACCCTTTTCAGCGTCCAGCAGAGGATGGCCATTCACAGAGGAGAGCTCCTTGCTCTCGCGACCATTTGGAAGAGAGAAAACCAAGGGATCTGCGGAAGGCCTGAGGAACATAACAACACCGTCGTCACCGGGTGTATTCGGGTCTGAGACACGACGTTTCACTCTCTTCTCGTCATACTCTGGAGAAAGGGCCCGCTTGCCGCTCGAGTTCACGGTGGGGGTGCTGGACTCTGAGGGAACATCTTCGACAATAGTCTGTTGCTGTGGTTGATACAGTATCACCGGGCGCTTTTCAAGTACTCGGAAGTCGAGGACTTCCATGTCTCGAAGCGTGATGCGCCATGTTCCAGGCCTCAGAGCCTTGGCTGACCCGGGGTTGACGACATGTGAAGGACTGTAAGGGCTCGACGGCGGCGTCGGCGACACTCCTGACAGAGAAATTGGTAGGTCTGACCGGTTCAGGAAGATGACTTTGTCACTAGCGGGATCGTAGTATAGCTCGCACCACAAAGGGGGCCGTGGGTAGTCATCTTGAGTCTCACCGGGGATACGGACGGTGAATTTGATATCTTTGGAGGTCTGAGTCACAGCGAGAACTTTGTGCTCAGGCTGCTCTGGTGAAGCAACTTCGGCGCGGAGAGCGAGCCACTGTAAACTTTCACTACCAGGGCTCACAGACCGCGACTTGGGGAAGTTGGCTAGGGGACGAAACAGAATGCGGATGCCTTGCCTGTGGTGGTGATCCTCGACGTGGAGCTCGTCTAACGAGACAAGCGAAGAGCTAGTAGTAGGGACTggttcttcaacaccaatcCCCTTGAAGCGGGCGTCAATTTCGGATTGAGAAAATGGCTCGGTGCGCTCTTCTGAGACAACCTCAGAGAGCCCGAGCCTAGGTTCTGCCATAAGTTTGGCTATCTCTGCTTCATACGTGAAGTTGGTAAGCAACCAAGGCGTAAAGCGGTGGGTGGACCAGGCAGAAGGACCAGGCAAGAGTTTACCTCAGATGCTAACCAACCAAACGCAAACGAATGGATGGCAGGCTGAACAGAATGTCTATAGTAATTGATAGAGTTTGTGTGATTGCTACGTAGAAAAGCAATCCGTGCGGTGTTGCGTTGCGTAGCGAGATACGATTGATGTTGCGCCAGGCTGAAAAGTGTAATGTAGTTGTGAATGAATATGAATGTATGAGTAATATGAGGGGCTGACAGTAATTGATTCCAGGCAGGCTACTCTGTGCTGCGCTTGTGAGGCGATGCACTCCAAGAATGTATGTACAGTACGACACAAGGCGAACCGAGGCGGGGAGAGAGTGGGAGTGGAAGGGTTTAATAGGAGCTGGGGAAGAGTGGGTTGTGGCTAGGTATTATTAGATGCAGCAATAAGGCCTTAGCTTGTATGGATAGGATGGGAATGTAATGTAGGAGATGCAGGAACAGAAACAAAAGCCAAGATCAGTAGTAAATTTGACCCTCAACGA of Fusarium oxysporum Fo47 chromosome I, complete sequence contains these proteins:
- a CDS encoding mid region of cactin-domain-containing protein; this translates as MDPGRKAMIAGRRSPTRRDVTSPRHDPTNRITKSTKPSGSKINPKYLTQDEQSRQFVADEDKFVLKQSKKKADIRIREGRAKPIDYLAFNLRYIDTDRDIFDDDDADIEIDVPAPGDVVASLDAEQIAELESDIASYHVLETNATNREYWRALQTICKDRKAKLDPHGHERRVVSSVSDDIDKILAPKTHDQLEALEKQIKAKLQSNEDIDTDYWEQLLRSLRVWKARAKLNQVYEAIQETRLNQLKERDPTKVKASGQPTSAPKVTFGSQPVPSASEEKVSPAPVSSSRHVGTSAPPGTERFSQVDNVDFSQATKALYDREVARGVDENEEIFTSEEAVTTSKPQWADKYRPRKPRYFNRVQMGYDWNKYNQTHYDHDNPPPKVVQGYKFNIFYPELIDKTKAPTFKIIREHGRRRGESFAAAGEEDTCLIRFMAGPPYEDIAFRIVDREWDYSAKKDRGFKSSFDKGILQLHFQFKKIYYRK
- a CDS encoding kinase-like domain-containing protein, whose product is MAEPRLGLSEVVSEERTEPFSQSEIDARFKGIGVEEPVPTTSSSLVSLDELHVEDHHHRQGIRILFRPLANFPKSRSVSPGSESLQWLALRAEVASPEQPEHKVLAVTQTSKDIKFTVRIPGETQDDYPRPPLWCELYYDPASDKVIFLNRSDLPISLSGVSPTPPSSPYSPSHVVNPGSAKALRPGTWRITLRDMEVLDFRVLEKRPVILYQPQQQTIVEDVPSESSTPTVNSSGKRALSPEYDEKRVKRRVSDPNTPGDDGVVMFLRPSADPLVFSLPNGRESKELSSVNGHPLLDAEKGETAAISGVCEVDEYELTKREPIASTSLSAVYTATHSHVPNNIVTVKVLKTRVANPNDKALVHERTVIRQADMWLRECRGQEDLQHKSIVRYYGGDARFLSLYMEHIDAKDLTSMPRWRNNTNDEFIGDRNDAARILGDIAGALNYIHGRKLVHNDIKPANILYSPERGAVLCDFGLSTPATATNSPTVGGTPYYVPPEFIGRKQRGPASDVWALGVTMLYVLRKITYPDSRAHRRHPRPLYWLIAGVNSPNMPHKQYGNGQPAMKQMRDWLAEIFDARKSLNPKDRLERIVMEMLYPNPNQRITMAKVVQELAVEQVAAPAG